In the genome of Natronomonas salina, the window ACGTGTGGTCTTCGGCGCCCTGTGACTGCTGGCCCCGCCCGATCGAAACGTACTACCTGCGGTCTTCACGCCCGTACTTGCTGGCGATCAATCCCACCAGTACGACGGCGTGAGGATGACGAGCACCGAGAGGATCTCGAGCCGGCCGATCCACATCAGGAAGGTCATGAAGAGCTTCGACGCGTTCGAGAACGGGAGGTAGCCGTTCATCGGACCGACGATGCCGAACCCCGGACCGATGTTGCCGAGCGTCGCCATCGCCATGCTCGTCGCCTCGATCGGCGAGAGGTCGAGTCCGGTCCGGACCGTATCGAGGTACAGCAGCACCGTCGAGACGGCGAACAGGACCATGAACAGCAGCGTGAAGGCGAGCAGCCCCTGGACCGTGTCGTCGTCGAGGATTTCGGTGGACGTCCGGATCGGCACGACCGCCGACGGGTGGACGTCCCGGTACAGTTCGCGGCTGATGACTCGTTTGATGACGTACCACCGGATGATCTTGATCGACCCTGCCGCGGAGCCGACCGAACCCCCGAGGAACATCGAGAACAGCAACACCATCTTTGTCGGCTGACTCCACGTGTTGAAGTCCATGCTCGCGTAGCCGGTCGTCGTGATGAACGTCAGGGATTGGAACAGACCGTGTCTGGCCGACGCCTCTACCGAGCCGGTGAGTCGGCCGACGTTCGTCGGAATCTCGGCCATCCCGATGCCGCTGAACAGCAGGGCGAAGAGCAGGACGGCGACCCCGCTGAACGCCTTCACGTACGACCGGAACTCGGTGTTCTCGAGGAGGTGCTCCGGCCGCCCGTCGAACGCGTGCCAGAAGAGCGCGAAGTTGGTGCCCGCGATGATCATGAACGGCATCGACGTCCACTGGATGATCGGACTGAACGCCTCCATGCTCCGCGCTTCGGGGGAGAAGCCCCCCGTCGGCAGCGTCGTGAGGGCGTGGGAGACGGCGTTGTAGAGGTCCATGTTCGGGGCGAATCCCAGCAGGTTCCACCCGTAGTAGCAGACGAGCGCCAGCAGCGTGAACCCGATGTAGATCTTCCAGAGCGCCCGTGCGGTCTCCTGGATGCCCGGCGTGAGCTTCTCGATGTCGAACCCCGGCGCCTCCTCCTCCATCACCTGGGCGCCACCGACGGAGAGCTTCGGCAGGATGGCGACCATCAGGACGATGATCCCCAGGCCGCCGAGCCACTGGGTGAGCTGTCGCCACAGCAGGATCGACCGGGAGTGCGTCTCGACCGAGATGTCGTTGAGGACCGTCGCGCCGGTGGTGGTGAACCCGCTCATCGACTCGAAGAGCGCGTTCACCGGCTGGGCCACCGTCCCGTCGCCGGCGACGAGATACGGGATCGTCCCCAGCAGCGGGACGGCGAGCCAGGTGAGCGCGACGAACAG includes:
- a CDS encoding TrkH family potassium uptake protein: MAVRVDYRLSVSLVGTVLKFMAIPLLAPLVTALVYGESVLPFVSTIVVALVVGTGLERLHPEPELGYREGFLFVALTWLAVPLLGTIPYLVAGDGTVAQPVNALFESMSGFTTTGATVLNDISVETHSRSILLWRQLTQWLGGLGIIVLMVAILPKLSVGGAQVMEEEAPGFDIEKLTPGIQETARALWKIYIGFTLLALVCYYGWNLLGFAPNMDLYNAVSHALTTLPTGGFSPEARSMEAFSPIIQWTSMPFMIIAGTNFALFWHAFDGRPEHLLENTEFRSYVKAFSGVAVLLFALLFSGIGMAEIPTNVGRLTGSVEASARHGLFQSLTFITTTGYASMDFNTWSQPTKMVLLFSMFLGGSVGSAAGSIKIIRWYVIKRVISRELYRDVHPSAVVPIRTSTEILDDDTVQGLLAFTLLFMVLFAVSTVLLYLDTVRTGLDLSPIEATSMAMATLGNIGPGFGIVGPMNGYLPFSNASKLFMTFLMWIGRLEILSVLVILTPSYWWD